The Choloepus didactylus isolate mChoDid1 chromosome 7, mChoDid1.pri, whole genome shotgun sequence genome segment AGCTTTCCGAAGACACGTGGCTGGGACTATCCCCTACCCCTCTGGGCCATCAGCCTGCCCGATCCTCTCCTTGGAGGGGTGAAAGCTGTGATCTTACGTTCCTGCTTGGCCTGGtattctccccttcctcctccatgGACCCCAGAAGTGCAGGAAGAGGCATTAAAAGCTTGCTTGTGCCTAACGTATTCTTTGAGCCTAACAATGATTAAAAGTATGCtcaaaaaatgagataaaaacattccaagCTCCATCTTAGCTTAGGGCTAGATGATTAGTAAAGACTGATTTGTTTCTGCACTTTTCTAGGGTTTATAATACCTTTTCCTGTAGAAAGCCCCCACCGCCTCAACAATCAAAAAAGAAAGGGACAGCACCTCAAGCAGCACAGTGAGCTAACAGATGAAGTCAGGAAGAACCAGGCACCATCACTTTATTTTTGTAATGACAACTCTGAGAGCAGTGTGGGAAACCGGTAGAGGAACAAGTGATAAAGGTGTCAACTATTGGTGCAGAGCCTGGTAAGATTAAAGCACAAATGAGAGGATGAAGTTTTGAGTACCGTGATTTTGATGAACAAAGACAGACAGCAATAGTACTTAGGGGAAGGGGTAAGATCAAGGATAGGTTTGGGTTAGGACAATGGTCctttattttaagaaacattGACAAAAAGTTGGCGAATTCCAAAAGTAGACAGGAAAGGGTAAGAGTCAGTGAACAGTTTAGCTTCAGAAAGATCTTCTGGGAGGGTTAGGGGAAAAGGTCATAACAGAGGGCCCTGTGAGAGCCAAGAGTATGATAAAGATGGGTCTTAACAGTTCAAGGTACAAATCAACTTCAGTGCATAGGGAAAAAAGCCAACTCCATCGGACAGAACAAGATTAGCAAGCTGCAAAAGCTCTAAAACACTTGCATGTCACATCAATCACCCTGGTACCAGAATTTTTCCCCAGCAAAGCTCCCCTGAGCTGAGAAGCCAGACTAAATAGGAAGTATTCACCTTCCATTAGAAGGAAATTACAAGGGAATTGATAAGCAAGCTTAATTTGAGAAGGGGAAGAATTGTTTAATTTGCGGGTAATGACGTTAAACGGGTGGGCACCATTATTCAAGTCTAACTGAAGATATGAAGACTCTTAAGAAGCCAAGGAAGTAAGGGTAATTCAGTATGTATTCTTATACTTCTAAGAGAcatgaaaaataggcaaaaaattaACGAAGGTACAAATATTCAAAGCCAGATTTGACTCAAGCCCAAGGTCTTGACCTGTATCTGTTGGCAAAATAGCAAAACTAAGGATGGAAGTATCCCAGCTGATCAAGGATCCCAATTACAAAGCTACCAACAGCACAGCCTTACTCCAAGCACAGCCTACTTTCCACTTAGCCACGGCAGCTTGATAAGTTCCTAATACAAGGGTCATCACAATACTCCCTTAAGATTCTTGCGACTAGGCCACCTTGTGAGACACCATTAGGAGACCCAGAATTCAAGTGAACAGCGGCCATTCTGACCTTGACAAGGACTCCTTGACATTGCATCATTACTGCTAATGACCCACAGTCCAGACTCAATACTACCATCTTCATCCACTTTATTGGCCAGCTTTTGCCTTTACTGTCTTGCTCTAGGTAATTATCCATATCCATACTGGGTACCCTCAGCCCATTTCTCCACACATTAAGCAAGCAACTGGCCATACCATCTAATGCTGGCTGTCACACAATTACCTTGGCACAGGCCTGACTAGCTTTGCTTAGGACTCTCGTGTTTTAATTCTCCCCAACACTAGTCAACTGGTTGGGATCTGCAAACAAACAGCCTGTTGAAAGCCATTAGATTTTGATGCAAAAATTGTCAGTACTTTACCTAATACTTCACCCTTTATGGGGAGATACTTATTTTATTGCCCCAAATAAATAACCACAGAGATGACAAGTGAGAGCcatgtttatttgttcattttttgcaTTTGAAATATTCTTCGATGACATCTTTGGCCTGAGATTCTTTGCCATaatcctaaaaaaaataaaaaataaaatatgtaattttttgctAACATTTGAGAACTTCACTAAGTTCTTGGCACTAGTTAGAACAAAGCTTTAATAACAACGTGTTGTAGCCATTTTCAGGGACCTTAAGGACTTCAGTGTCTTTAAGGCTCGTAGCATGGCTTTACTATTGCCAGCTTTCTCTAAATTTCTGCAAAAACACATTCAGATAAGCAGAGTCATTGGCTGGCTTGAAAAATACATCTTCCACTTCTGATATGGAGGAACTGTTTTCAAGCCTCTTGACAATCAGGTTTTCCTTTTAAAGAGCCTCCATTTTGCAACTTGATTCAGATTCCACACAGGGTTATGCACGGCTACACAGCACCATCCTTACTCCTCTCAAGATCTTACCTTAACAACGACACAACTGCAACCAACCACTTTACGTGGTTTCCCCTCTCTGTCGATTTTGCAGAGGCCTACCCATTCCCCTAGTTTCTTGTTATCATCAACCTATtggggagtaaaaaaaaaaaaaaaaccaccctaTTAGTATGAATCAATGCTACTTAcattaaataaaacacaaaaggtGACTGTAGTCAGAAATGGTGACGTGGCAGGTTTCCTCACCAGGTTCAGTAGAGGGAGCCAGTTGTCATCATGTACAGTCAATAAGATCACTTGTAactacttattttttattctacacCAACATCAAAATTAGCATTTAATTCTGCATGTGTAAAATGATTATACAACTAGCTTTAGCACAGCCAACAATGTCAGGATTGTGATTTTCGGACCTGTGTAAAACTATGAGCTAGAGACTCGACAAAATTTGCCATCGTTTGATGCAAAAATCTCTATAGATAACATTAATTCTGACAGTGCCTTAAGTAGTCCAattttcattaaacaaatatacaTTCTCGAAATACAACTTACCTTAATTAGGTTGATTTGGTGTTCTGCGCAAAGGGCCTCCACCAACTTGACATACATAGGTTCATCACAGTTGGATGCAAGTACACAAAGATGGGCTTGGCGCCTGAAAATGCAAAAGGCTACTTGAAGAAACCAAAATTCAGGTATACAATCATTGCTTTTAATTGTTAAGGAGGTTGTGTACACTGACTATACTGGCAAAACACATGcaacatttgtaaatgggatccaTCTGGTTCTTACACAACCTTTTAATTCACCCACAGAAATCCTCATCTTAAGTAAAACTTACTTAAATTCAGCTCAAATAGTATTTCCACACATAAAGTTGTTTTGCCAATGCAACCGGACAAAAGAACTTTATTAGACTAAGATATTTTTACAAAGTATTCCACATGCTAATTCATTTTCCTATGTTACTAAATTCATCTAAAATCCTACCGGCTTTTCCAACTGCAAACATTACTTCAATTTCTATTATCAAGGATTCAAATGTATAAAATGGCAGATCAAACGAGATTCATCTGTTTAGTCAAAAGCACTAATCCCCACCCCACAATCTACAGGTTTGTCAGACTTCACGTTTCACTCATTAAGGGAGTGAAGGGGTATCCGACAATCTAAGTCATCATCCAAACGCTGCAGTTTTACTATTAAATGGCTACTCCCGTTTCAAATGGGCTATGATACAACTGAGTTCTGATACCTTTTCCTAGGTTTCCTGTAGAACGGATGCCATTCAGAACATCTGTCCTAACACCACGTACTTCACGCCTTCTTCCCTTGGCTGAAGTTTTGTTCCGGTTGCACCAACCCACAGTATTGAGACTGATACACGTACTTGTCTAAGGCTTTGGCAGCTTCACGGATGCCACGTGCTAAGCCATCATGGATGAGGGCGGTCTTCAGCACCTCTTGTAAAGCAGTGTTAACGTCCATTACACCTCCAGCAACAATGCTGAAACACAAGAGAATGCGAACGTCAATAATTTTCCCCAACAAAGGTTTAAGGAGGCGCACTTCGAGTGCTCCCCTGGGGCCAGCCCCCAAAACACGGCCCTGAACTCACCCTTCCTCGGCCATGGCGGTGGATTACGGGTGGAGCCGAATCTTGAAAGCACTACAACAAAAATAAGATACTAGTTCTCTAAACTATCCCACTGAAACGCAGATTACAATCTTCAAGCCCAGCCCGAGAGTACCAAACTCTTTTTCACCGTAACCACACAAACTCACCTCGAGCCTCCGCCTCCGCGCAAACCGGCGGCGGCAAGGAAAAAGACCGTACGTGCCCGCAGAACGATATTTAAGGCTTCTAAGGACCCCTGCGCGCATGTGCATTCCCGCCCACGGCAGAGGTGGCTCACGCGGTGCCGGGCCTCGGGATCTATGTTTCCTAATGGAGGAGGCTCTAGAGTCGTCCGTCTCTACTGCGCCGGTCTTTGGCGCGTGCAACAGGCACCACACGGGCAGCTTCGAGTCGTGGTCCCctgccgggggcggggcctgcgaGGACCGAAGAGCACGTTCTACGGTGAGCGAGAAGGGACGAAACGGCCTGTTCTCGTGGTCTTGTCGAGACTTCGGGGCTCGACTTCCGGTTAACCCAACTGTTTCAGCCTTCGCCACACCTACGTGTGGCTGACCCGGTCAGACTGGGACATGCTGAGCGGCCCGGGCTCTTCCTTTGCTTTGTGAATGTCACTAAATCGCTCGGAGTGTTTGTCATTGTGTGACCGTCttcaagggtgtgtgtgtgttctcaaGAACAAAGGCTGTCATGTGTTCACTCCTCTTCAGCACAGCGCAGCGACGCTTTTCTCGGCTCCGGGTTTGCTCGTAAAGTGTTGGTAAAGGTGACCCTCCAACCGCGCGCTTGGTTCCGGTTTCCAGATACTCGGTTCTAAACGAATTGTTTCTCCCGCTAGGTTGTGCCTGGAATCCGTAATCCTCGGCACATCTGTTCGTTTTGTACATTTTAAACAATCTGCTAGACATGGGGATATGGTTTGGAAACGTAGAGCAGAAAAGCGTAGTCTTTGGAAAATCCAGCATTATTTCGTTATCTCGACTTTTAATCGAGGCAACATTTTGGATTTGCAGCGCGTGGTTGGCAAATCTCTTACGTCACCCCACTCGCAAAGCGAACACGTGAGGCCCGAATGTAGTCATTAcagtcttttaaactttttttagaCTTATTTCCTCAAAAGGCGCTGAGCCAGTCAGCAACTATTAAGCACTTGGTTTATGTCAGTATTGTTGCCGGACTCATGAGAGccgtgaagaaaacaaaaatccgtAAAGTGATAAAGAATGTCGGGAGGAGTTGGCCAAAGCAGATCCGCACTGAAATTCTAATAATTGATGTAGttcatttttaacttaaaatgccTTCCAGTATAATATTTCATTGAAAAGTGTTGAACCTGCTTCTTGTTATCCTTGCATACCCAAAAGTTGTTCACTTAATTAAGCAAATGTTTATTCAGCTTGGTAAAGACTTTGgtaatataaatggaaaaaataatcgTTTCAAAACAACATatttatgagggaaaaaaaatgatgaagtaTCTTTCAGCTGATGTCATTGTGTCCAGTGTAGCCCCAGCCAACGCAGGCTTGGTTTCTAGCTTCTAATGCATGTACCTATTTTGTTAACTCAAGTCTTCTGGGCGTTTGCTTTGATGTCTCACCTTAAAATACCTTTTCTTCTCCTCACAAGCCTCCCTCCGTAAAACTGAAGctacgtttaaaaaaaaaaaaaaagaaaaaacagttctTCATTATAAAACTGGTTCTAAcgtcaaaatttttatttttgatgaattgAGGGTTCTTTAATACAGGTTCTCTTTGTTCACTTTTCAGAGGTTACCGCTTCTGAATCTTAGGTGTTGTTAAAGGTGGAAGACAATACTAAATAGAGGTAGTGATTAGAGCCAATCTTAAACCAGCAGATTATAATACTTAAATACTGTACTCAAATGGGAGTCTGAAATAcgtatgaaaataaatgaattctaaAGTTTGTTTTAGGGACAATAATGGTAATGATAGGTAATTTTGTTTGGTACTTTGTACCAGGTACTCTGCtaaattcttttgttttaagaggagttttattgagatatattgacatgcCACACAATCCACCAAAGCATgtaatcagtggcttttagtacaaTCATGTgtgcatcaccacaattttagaa includes the following:
- the RPS12 gene encoding 40S ribosomal protein S12; this translates as MAEEGIVAGGVMDVNTALQEVLKTALIHDGLARGIREAAKALDKRQAHLCVLASNCDEPMYVKLVEALCAEHQINLIKVDDNKKLGEWVGLCKIDREGKPRKVVGCSCVVVKDYGKESQAKDVIEEYFKCKK